In Bacillus cytotoxicus NVH 391-98, the following are encoded in one genomic region:
- a CDS encoding ATP-grasp domain-containing protein: protein MNKKNILVLGNIYKVKDYLDYDNYNYHLITSYFDISQLSNELKNSIKYHAISTNDTFDVSCFENKFDSILEITKEIIEHFGNIEAIISTNEATVVVASKLRGILNINKGLVSPNAIFLRDKIKMKERLKDTVPLADFSEITKEDYQTIVEQFIKKYKKIVIKPSNQAGGCGIKIVSDYQDAINHINELFDQSDKISVEQYISGTIMHFDGIIKNGILVNFMVCKKVGTAYDYINNNNVLSTIVVSDSELINKAKEFTIKCFEQFDIQNTVFHLEVIYYENKFIFLEIAGRPPGGNIVNLYNYAYEFDFYKHSYFLDLNETIPNIYFQNNFALSLIPVPNLKEYTIKNVRGIDNLPINIVNITFKGIGSKNQYRPFDPFDSICQVYFTWESEKDLTNTIAYIENNIKFECLEHLQ, encoded by the coding sequence ATGAACAAAAAAAATATATTAGTTTTGGGGAATATCTATAAAGTAAAGGATTATCTGGATTATGATAATTATAATTATCATTTAATCACGTCTTATTTTGATATCTCGCAGCTTTCAAATGAACTGAAAAATTCTATTAAATATCACGCGATAAGTACAAATGATACTTTTGACGTTTCTTGTTTTGAGAATAAATTCGATAGTATTTTAGAGATTACCAAAGAAATAATTGAACATTTTGGAAATATAGAGGCTATTATATCAACAAATGAAGCAACAGTGGTTGTCGCTTCAAAATTAAGGGGTATCCTAAATATAAATAAAGGGTTGGTCAGTCCTAACGCTATCTTTCTCAGAGATAAAATAAAAATGAAAGAACGTTTAAAAGATACTGTACCTCTTGCAGATTTTTCAGAAATCACAAAAGAGGATTATCAGACTATAGTTGAACAATTCATAAAGAAATACAAAAAAATAGTTATTAAACCTTCTAACCAAGCTGGAGGCTGTGGTATAAAAATTGTATCAGACTATCAAGATGCAATAAATCACATAAACGAACTTTTTGATCAAAGTGATAAGATTAGTGTTGAACAATATATAAGTGGTACTATTATGCACTTTGATGGTATTATAAAAAATGGTATATTAGTAAATTTTATGGTTTGCAAAAAGGTAGGTACAGCATATGATTATATAAATAATAATAATGTTCTATCCACTATAGTAGTTTCGGATAGCGAGTTAATAAATAAAGCCAAAGAATTCACTATAAAATGTTTTGAACAATTTGATATTCAAAATACAGTTTTTCATTTGGAAGTAATTTATTATGAAAATAAATTCATTTTCTTGGAAATAGCTGGTAGACCTCCAGGTGGAAATATTGTGAATTTATATAATTATGCTTACGAATTTGATTTTTACAAACATTCTTATTTTCTAGATTTAAATGAGACTATACCAAATATTTATTTTCAAAATAATTTTGCATTATCTTTAATCCCTGTTCCTAACCTCAAAGAATACACAATTAAAAACGTACGAGGGATCGATAACTTACCTATCAATATAGTTAATATTACTTTCAAAGGGATAGGTTCAAAAAATCAATATCGGCCATTTGATCCTTTCGATAGTATCTGTCAAGTATATTTTACTTGGGAAAGTGAAAAAGATTTGACTAACACAATTGCTTATATTGAAAATAACATCAAATTTGAATGTCTTGAACATTTGCAGTGA
- a CDS encoding MFS transporter, whose product MIFRNLNHNLKIRLLTSFLQNSIMFSIIPFMSLYLSAYMGVIAAGLYLIIAVVVNFLASLIGGHISDVFSKKGIILTNSYVNVLVFLSMTICIYTEQRLVTLFSILFICSQLIYGIMKPAQDAITIESITEETRREYSVIQYWINNLSMALGITIGGAVYNNYKSELFITATAILLINSIIIKLFLQDININKIHKSNESFLINTLNSYKEVYKDKPYVNLVLGLAFVMMAELSMSSYIVVRLKEDFTTVGFYGFSIDGVKLYSILMIINTFIVISMTFVFSRISQKMSPNQSITIGVLLYISGYSVMVISSNIYILIVSMVIATIGELLYAPAYNSERIRIIPIDKRGAYSAVAGFSNKIGNMLSKSALIISAVLAPNFIALYIFLTGIIGLFLISNSLFNNKNINYLENDQTFL is encoded by the coding sequence TTGATTTTTCGGAATTTGAATCATAACTTAAAAATTCGACTTTTAACAAGCTTCTTACAAAATTCTATTATGTTTAGTATTATTCCGTTTATGTCTTTATATTTGTCTGCTTATATGGGAGTTATAGCTGCGGGTCTCTACTTAATTATTGCAGTAGTAGTTAATTTTTTAGCTTCTTTAATCGGGGGGCATATAAGTGACGTATTTTCAAAAAAAGGAATCATTTTAACTAATTCTTATGTAAATGTATTGGTATTTTTATCAATGACTATTTGTATCTATACTGAACAAAGATTAGTTACTTTATTCTCAATTTTGTTTATATGTAGTCAACTAATCTATGGTATTATGAAGCCGGCTCAAGACGCTATTACTATAGAATCTATCACCGAAGAAACAAGAAGGGAATATTCTGTAATACAATACTGGATTAATAATTTATCCATGGCTTTGGGGATAACAATTGGCGGTGCTGTATATAATAATTATAAATCAGAATTATTTATAACAGCTACGGCGATACTATTAATAAATAGTATTATTATAAAATTGTTTTTACAAGACATTAATATTAATAAAATTCATAAAAGTAATGAATCGTTTTTAATAAATACACTGAATAGCTATAAAGAAGTTTATAAGGATAAACCATATGTAAATTTAGTTTTAGGATTGGCATTTGTTATGATGGCCGAGCTATCAATGTCTTCTTATATAGTGGTTAGACTAAAAGAGGATTTTACAACAGTAGGATTCTACGGTTTTTCAATTGATGGTGTAAAATTATATTCTATTTTAATGATAATAAATACTTTTATCGTTATTAGTATGACTTTTGTATTTTCAAGAATTTCACAAAAGATGAGTCCAAATCAATCAATAACGATCGGTGTGTTATTATATATATCAGGGTATTCAGTAATGGTCATATCATCTAATATTTATATATTAATAGTTTCAATGGTAATTGCAACAATTGGAGAATTATTATATGCCCCTGCTTACAACTCAGAAAGGATTAGAATTATTCCTATAGATAAAAGAGGGGCCTATTCAGCAGTTGCTGGATTTTCTAATAAAATTGGTAATATGTTATCAAAATCAGCTTTAATCATTAGTGCGGTCTTAGCTCCTAATTTTATTGCATTATATATTTTTCTTACAGGAATTATTGGTTTGTTCTTGATTTCTAATAGTTTATTTAATAATAAAAATATTAATTACCTCGAAAATGATCAAACTTTTTTATAA
- a CDS encoding CPBP family intramembrane glutamic endopeptidase, with amino-acid sequence MKQKDMNWKDQDPWGLKEFLLMMLLEFVFVIGCIKFLVNPIYSQWFDNELYSGTLIGLTIAIVLVSGVYFMIIRPKKLSWSEVGIRSFSIKDWKLIVLLTIILIVGDVIVMVLTSFIGNSYENSKTEAIQQNVNFFTVFIAFISAAVISPIYEEIFYRGFLYRWLRTRFGMMRAIFLSSLIFTIIHIPTYNAMPVNFLSGIVFAWAYERTHSIWPSVIIHGLTNGIMVLLTAMG; translated from the coding sequence ATGAAGCAAAAGGACATGAATTGGAAGGATCAAGACCCTTGGGGATTAAAAGAATTTCTCTTAATGATGCTACTTGAATTTGTATTTGTCATAGGATGCATAAAATTCTTAGTAAATCCTATTTATTCTCAGTGGTTTGATAATGAGCTATATTCAGGAACTCTAATAGGATTAACAATAGCGATTGTTTTAGTATCAGGTGTGTATTTTATGATCATTCGGCCAAAGAAACTTTCTTGGAGTGAAGTAGGAATCAGGTCATTCTCTATAAAAGATTGGAAACTTATTGTCCTACTAACTATTATATTAATAGTTGGTGATGTAATAGTGATGGTGCTTACTAGCTTTATTGGGAATTCTTATGAGAACAGCAAAACTGAAGCGATACAGCAAAACGTAAATTTCTTTACTGTTTTTATTGCTTTTATTTCTGCGGCGGTCATTTCACCAATATATGAGGAAATTTTTTATCGTGGTTTTTTATATCGATGGCTACGTACACGTTTTGGTATGATGAGGGCTATTTTTCTAAGCTCATTAATCTTTACAATTATCCACATTCCAACTTATAATGCGATGCCTGTAAACTTCTTGAGCGGTATAGTCTTTGCATGGGCGTATGAACGAACTCATTCAATTTGGCCGTCAGTTATTATTCATGGTCTAACTAATGGAATTATGGTTCTGTTGACAGCGATGGGATAG
- a CDS encoding CPBP family intramembrane glutamic endopeptidase — MNKFTKLVAAEDFSENVWTKKDYITLLLIPLIFLAGFITEYFSVKNQLWAIIDTSLRIIMFLFLMVVYAPMLRIHWSKFKLAWKRSVLLIIVGGVLLQILISLIRSLIPGTSTSTETDVPPLIDPLTASPEMFMLLIYIALGPIVTGLIEDTVFRYTLLGKILQGGFFRKACIIIGNSILFGLIHYYNFGSVMDTIPFMFAGLFLNIIYLWTRNIWHVLLIHTVNNTVLTIGALLIIVIVRLLGLKA, encoded by the coding sequence ATGAATAAATTCACTAAATTAGTCGCAGCAGAAGATTTTTCAGAGAATGTGTGGACAAAGAAAGATTATATTACTTTACTTTTAATCCCATTAATATTCCTTGCAGGCTTTATCACTGAATATTTCTCAGTAAAAAATCAATTGTGGGCAATTATTGATACCAGTTTGCGCATTATCATGTTTCTTTTCCTGATGGTTGTTTATGCTCCGATGCTTCGTATACATTGGAGTAAATTTAAATTAGCGTGGAAACGTTCCGTTCTATTAATTATTGTCGGTGGTGTTCTTTTACAAATTCTAATTAGTTTGATTCGCTCACTTATTCCAGGAACTAGCACCAGCACAGAAACAGATGTTCCCCCTTTAATTGATCCTTTGACTGCAAGTCCTGAAATGTTCATGCTCTTAATTTATATCGCTTTAGGTCCTATTGTTACAGGATTAATTGAAGATACTGTTTTTCGTTATACACTTCTCGGTAAAATATTACAGGGTGGATTTTTTAGAAAAGCATGTATTATAATAGGAAATTCAATCCTTTTCGGACTCATTCACTATTATAATTTTGGGAGTGTAATGGATACAATCCCCTTCATGTTTGCAGGTCTATTTCTAAATATAATCTATCTATGGACAAGAAATATTTGGCACGTGTTATTAATCCACACTGTTAACAACACGGTCCTTACAATAGGAGCGTTGTTAATCATCGTTATCGTACGATTGCTTGGGTTAAAAGCATAA
- a CDS encoding IS66 family transposase: protein MYRHSISQGTINRLIRSFSESLQENEEEIRSKILASSIVHCDETGLRNQR from the coding sequence GTGTATCGGCATTCGATCAGTCAAGGCACAATCAACCGCCTCATTCGTTCTTTTAGTGAAAGTTTACAAGAAAATGAAGAGGAAATTCGTTCAAAAATTTTAGCTTCTTCAATTGTTCATTGCGATGAAACAGGACTTCGCAATCAAAGATAA
- a CDS encoding GAP family protein translates to MSTELLLLIGGLALLDTLSPATLGVTVYLLLTDKEKLTKRLLVYLLTVAGFYFVVGVSLMLGLDFLLEIISGVFQNRIVSWMFFIIGGILFIASFYVPTKKSSDLPAPKSKSILSMVVLGFTTSFIEVGTAFPYFAAIGIMTTSNLSWVEWSSILAGYNFIMVLPSLVLFLFYLLFGRRMQTSLEKLRVKIANNTGSALSWIMCIVGIIMILNSLDYL, encoded by the coding sequence ATGAGTACAGAACTACTTCTCCTAATAGGGGGATTGGCCTTATTAGATACGCTAAGCCCTGCCACATTAGGGGTAACAGTATATTTGCTTTTAACAGATAAAGAGAAACTTACTAAACGTTTATTGGTTTATTTATTGACGGTAGCAGGATTTTATTTTGTTGTTGGAGTTTCACTCATGTTAGGATTAGATTTCTTGCTTGAGATAATTTCTGGCGTATTTCAAAATCGAATCGTAAGCTGGATGTTCTTTATTATTGGGGGGATATTGTTCATAGCGAGTTTTTATGTTCCGACAAAGAAAAGCTCAGACCTACCTGCACCAAAATCAAAAAGTATTCTTTCAATGGTAGTTCTAGGGTTCACTACTTCATTCATTGAAGTGGGGACTGCATTTCCTTATTTTGCAGCAATTGGCATAATGACTACTTCTAATCTATCATGGGTGGAATGGTCGTCTATTTTAGCTGGATACAATTTTATTATGGTGTTGCCTTCCCTCGTACTGTTTCTCTTCTATCTCCTGTTTGGAAGGCGGATGCAAACATCTCTCGAGAAGCTTCGAGTGAAAATCGCTAATAATACAGGATCGGCTCTTTCGTGGATTATGTGTATAGTTGGAATTATCATGATTTTGAATAGCCTGGATTATTTGTAG
- a CDS encoding DUF1648 domain-containing protein produces the protein MQRTTSEWIGDTIGYSFFLGSIIFLIIIWGRLPEEVPGHYNAAGVVNRWGTKWELLILPGIGAFTLLLMQTLEKFPEVHNYPQRLNESNAKQFYLNSRKMINQLKNVCLVVFALIQFETISIALGWKSGIGKLFLPIIVIGKIRKLKIK, from the coding sequence ATCCAAAGAACAACAAGTGAATGGATTGGGGATACCATTGGCTATTCATTTTTTTTAGGATCAATTATTTTTTTGATTATTATTTGGGGCAGATTACCTGAGGAAGTACCGGGACATTATAATGCAGCTGGGGTTGTAAATCGCTGGGGGACAAAGTGGGAACTTTTGATTCTACCGGGAATCGGGGCATTCACCCTGCTTTTAATGCAAACCTTAGAAAAGTTTCCAGAAGTACATAACTATCCACAAAGACTGAATGAATCGAATGCTAAGCAGTTTTATTTAAATAGCCGAAAAATGATAAATCAATTAAAAAATGTTTGTTTAGTTGTTTTTGCTTTAATCCAATTTGAGACAATTTCAATCGCTTTAGGTTGGAAAAGTGGTATTGGTAAGTTATTCTTACCAATAATTGTTATTGGGAAAATAAGGAAATTGAAAATTAAATAA
- a CDS encoding MFS transporter produces the protein MTNKKLLITGYVTTLLGSYTYDQYIKWVILDETNSAAFLGIATAITSVALFFAQFLGGIAADKYSPKRTMCAMELISATAALLSMVCIMMNFDLLITVIILNTVLVLTSSVYSIASKAALPYFVVTDHLKSFNSIQTACKNVLTLVSPILAYIMVKIGINPIYAILLNLITFLLNTFWLIRLKPISIETKKVVTIKFREAFNILYSDRIIFKMIIAAGILNFYLFGFELLEKSIGKIYFSSVSIYMLIGIAAAIGAIFAAFLVHSKNDSVQRILSFIDVKKMIFLQGMVILPFVLFSNLYTFLFATFFISFLTIMFNIEFFTLVQLNIDRTILGKVFAIIFLIATSTAPIANLVYGYLIEYDVLITCIVTMVGLIILSLIIPRTENRS, from the coding sequence ATGACTAATAAGAAATTACTTATTACTGGGTATGTAACAACTCTTTTGGGAAGCTATACATATGATCAATACATTAAATGGGTTATTTTAGATGAAACTAATAGTGCAGCATTTTTGGGAATAGCAACAGCAATTACATCAGTTGCGCTGTTTTTTGCTCAATTTTTAGGAGGGATTGCAGCTGATAAATATTCGCCAAAAAGAACAATGTGTGCTATGGAATTAATCAGTGCAACCGCAGCGTTATTATCAATGGTATGTATTATGATGAACTTCGATCTACTAATAACCGTTATTATTTTAAATACTGTGTTAGTATTAACAAGCTCAGTGTATTCAATAGCTTCTAAGGCTGCATTACCATACTTTGTAGTTACAGATCACCTTAAATCATTTAATAGTATTCAAACTGCATGTAAAAATGTATTAACTCTAGTAAGTCCAATATTAGCGTATATAATGGTCAAAATTGGTATCAATCCCATATATGCAATACTTTTGAATTTAATTACATTTCTATTAAACACTTTTTGGTTAATACGTTTAAAGCCAATTTCAATAGAAACAAAAAAGGTTGTTACTATAAAATTTAGGGAAGCATTTAACATTTTATATAGTGATCGTATAATTTTCAAAATGATAATTGCAGCTGGAATATTAAATTTTTATTTGTTTGGATTTGAATTGTTGGAAAAATCAATTGGAAAAATCTATTTTTCATCTGTAAGTATCTATATGTTAATTGGAATAGCAGCTGCAATAGGAGCGATTTTTGCGGCATTTTTGGTTCACTCTAAAAATGATAGTGTTCAAAGAATTCTTTCGTTTATAGATGTTAAAAAGATGATCTTTTTACAGGGGATGGTTATTTTACCTTTTGTACTATTTTCCAACCTATATACCTTTTTATTTGCAACCTTTTTTATATCATTTTTAACAATTATGTTTAATATTGAATTCTTTACATTAGTTCAACTAAATATAGACCGTACAATTTTGGGGAAAGTTTTTGCTATTATATTTTTGATAGCAACGTCTACTGCTCCAATAGCAAATCTAGTGTATGGATATTTAATAGAATATGATGTTTTAATTACTTGTATAGTAACTATGGTTGGTTTAATTATACTTTCTCTAATTATTCCTAGAACAGAAAATAGGAGTTGA
- a CDS encoding formylglycine-generating enzyme family protein encodes MKLQEDKILERFIDELKKPVKNSYQLYNDYVLLCSSNNREIRIKMKELEIQNQKRFLKYLEPDMISIETCSYNQSDYAKPHSYIYDSECCENIDIYNFQMSKTCITKELYQLYDKGYQNDYPSDSPVVDVNWYEAMMFSYWIGCRLPLEVEWEYVANVGLEDIPFENDIMLDYAWYSMNSNNYLESVGKKLPNKFGIYDMQGLVWEWCLDSIELDKNPYLIQRYIPYRVCRGGSFYSFLEVLSPTYRYGEKEVYSSRDLGFRVVKSDVVI; translated from the coding sequence GTGAAATTACAGGAAGATAAAATTCTAGAACGATTTATAGATGAATTGAAAAAACCTGTTAAAAATAGTTATCAATTATACAATGACTATGTTCTTTTATGTAGTTCTAATAATCGGGAAATTCGTATTAAAATGAAAGAATTAGAGATACAAAATCAAAAGAGATTTTTGAAATATTTGGAACCAGATATGATCTCAATTGAAACATGTAGTTACAATCAGAGTGATTATGCGAAACCACATTCGTATATATATGATTCTGAATGTTGTGAAAATATAGATATTTATAATTTTCAAATGTCTAAAACATGCATAACAAAAGAATTATACCAATTATATGATAAGGGGTATCAAAATGATTATCCTTCGGACTCACCGGTAGTAGATGTCAACTGGTATGAAGCAATGATGTTTTCGTATTGGATAGGATGCCGATTACCTTTAGAAGTAGAGTGGGAATATGTTGCTAATGTAGGATTAGAGGATATTCCTTTTGAGAATGACATCATGCTAGATTATGCTTGGTACAGTATGAATAGTAATAACTATTTAGAAAGCGTAGGGAAAAAGTTGCCTAATAAATTTGGAATATATGATATGCAAGGATTGGTATGGGAATGGTGTCTTGATTCAATAGAATTAGATAAAAATCCTTATTTAATCCAAAGATACATTCCTTATCGTGTTTGTCGTGGTGGAAGTTTTTATTCGTTTTTAGAAGTTTTATCACCTACATATCGATATGGAGAAAAAGAAGTATATTCATCTAGAGATTTAGGTTTTAGGGTTGTGAAATCTGACGTAGTAATTTAA
- a CDS encoding MoaD/ThiS family protein, translating into MKLFLTDHLLVRLGNEVKLEDNGTFFVDVNTYKDLKNELKKYPLYTELYQEDGKLKNKYFLVLNNEVIEEEHIEKIQFNSDMELTVLLQFAGG; encoded by the coding sequence ATGAAATTATTTTTAACAGATCATTTATTAGTGAGGTTAGGTAATGAGGTTAAATTAGAGGATAATGGTACATTCTTTGTGGATGTTAATACTTATAAAGATTTGAAAAATGAGTTAAAAAAATATCCATTGTATACAGAATTATATCAAGAAGATGGGAAATTAAAGAATAAGTATTTTTTAGTACTAAATAATGAGGTAATTGAGGAAGAACATATTGAAAAAATACAATTTAATAGTGATATGGAATTAACAGTACTGTTACAATTTGCAGGAGGTTGA
- a CDS encoding acyl carrier protein — translation MKQQILAVMERLLAKQDFQNLCENYDALKEEKVFKLGIDSIRVMKLVLEVTKEFNITIDFTTLDLKNFETIQKIEAYIEGSNNK, via the coding sequence ATGAAACAACAAATTCTTGCAGTTATGGAAAGATTACTAGCAAAACAAGATTTTCAAAATCTATGTGAAAATTATGATGCATTAAAAGAAGAGAAAGTTTTTAAGTTAGGGATTGACTCAATCCGTGTTATGAAATTGGTTTTAGAAGTAACAAAAGAATTTAATATTACTATTGATTTTACAACACTTGATTTGAAAAATTTCGAAACCATTCAAAAAATTGAAGCGTATATAGAGGGGAGCAATAATAAGTGA
- a CDS encoding class-II aminoacyl-tRNA synthetase family protein, whose protein sequence is MSGFQYTFKKELQPLVLDQLKYQLHYFLPQLEGRFMLGTKIFHILDELEISLNELETLKKIFERYEELNELPLQNQDSVIWNVENTEGYLSENQISFDRIFEEEFIEKVKKFINISIKVQKGLNIYNKIWIELLKELDEKIYEYFSTIFELSEIYAPHMIELEELERTGYLKNSFHHLCYTSHTTKDYTKFPHDGVERSKIGKYLDVNQKYVLNPALCLHVYPQLRDKQGVNNTVYTIKGSCFRDESGNLNNTTRLLEFVMREFVFFGTEEFIAECHKQLVDFWILLMKKINLKFEIKIANDIFFDDNTDSKLFSQVYSDNKLELVVHVKDLEVSVSSVNKHMYHFSDVYNITNEPGKLAQTMCMGLGYNRILEMISRENQNREVEK, encoded by the coding sequence GTGAGTGGATTTCAATATACCTTTAAAAAGGAGCTTCAGCCTCTTGTATTGGATCAATTAAAATATCAATTGCATTATTTTCTCCCACAGCTAGAGGGAAGATTTATGTTAGGTACTAAAATATTTCACATTTTAGACGAATTAGAAATAAGTTTAAATGAATTAGAGACCCTGAAAAAAATATTCGAACGTTATGAAGAGCTAAATGAATTACCCCTTCAAAATCAGGACAGTGTTATTTGGAATGTAGAAAACACAGAAGGTTATTTAAGTGAAAATCAAATATCATTCGACAGAATATTCGAAGAAGAGTTTATAGAAAAAGTAAAAAAATTTATTAATATCAGTATAAAGGTACAAAAAGGATTAAATATTTATAATAAAATTTGGATAGAACTATTAAAAGAACTTGATGAAAAAATATATGAATATTTTTCTACTATTTTTGAATTGTCAGAGATATATGCTCCACATATGATTGAACTAGAAGAATTAGAACGTACAGGGTACCTGAAGAATAGCTTTCATCATTTATGCTATACCTCCCACACAACAAAGGACTACACAAAATTTCCTCATGATGGTGTTGAAAGAAGTAAGATAGGAAAGTATTTAGATGTTAACCAGAAGTATGTTTTGAATCCAGCACTTTGCTTACATGTATATCCACAGCTAAGGGATAAGCAAGGAGTAAACAATACAGTTTATACAATTAAAGGCAGTTGTTTCCGAGATGAATCTGGAAATTTAAATAATACAACAAGACTTCTTGAGTTTGTTATGCGAGAGTTCGTTTTCTTTGGAACAGAAGAATTTATAGCTGAGTGCCATAAACAACTTGTAGATTTTTGGATACTGTTAATGAAAAAAATAAATTTGAAATTTGAAATAAAAATTGCGAATGATATATTCTTTGATGATAATACTGACAGCAAACTCTTTTCACAAGTGTATTCTGATAATAAATTAGAGCTAGTTGTACATGTAAAGGATTTAGAAGTATCAGTGTCCTCAGTAAACAAACATATGTATCATTTTTCAGATGTTTATAATATTACAAATGAACCTGGGAAGTTGGCTCAAACAATGTGTATGGGCTTAGGCTATAACCGGATTTTAGAAATGATCAGTAGAGAGAATCAGAACAGGGAAGTTGAAAAATAA